Proteins from a single region of Oculatellaceae cyanobacterium:
- a CDS encoding SNF2-related protein gives MDNFYSFKFTHSEALAALHTGQADPIKYYQARRDLFQLSLMADYDQLVCLPTLSKIDKHWYQIETARKVLRQLGGRALLADEVGLGKTIEAGLICAEYIARGQIQSLLVLTPASLVSQWQLELADKFNIDTVTTDSKQLQENTEDFWTSNSRIIASLNTAKSSKHFPYVTKRNWDLVIVDEAHHLKNRSTLNWKLVNALNKRFILMLTATPVQNSLVELFNLLTLLKPGLLQTEAAFKKEYVSSKNGRVPKNPEKLRQLMREVMIRNTRSLVDVKLPKRFATTITVTPSTTEQKLYQDLTQYLRSQQSLDKFSRTNLLMRAGSSSRALAESLKNLAKRLPSDEIKTLTKRAAQIKQVEKAKALVDLLKQSKQKTIVFTTHRATSSYLASTLESAGIPFAEFLGDMSLNQKDAAIAAFKDNVPVLLASETGGEGRNIQFANAIVNYDLPWNPMKIEQRIGRIHRIGQTQDVFIFNFCLQGSIEEYILGILHDKINMFELVVGEIETILGQVDDEFDFSEVVMDIWLKNQSQAELNTAFGQLADELVKAKDQYRETSELDEQIFGEEFEA, from the coding sequence ATGGATAATTTCTACTCATTCAAATTTACCCACTCAGAAGCCTTAGCTGCGCTCCATACCGGGCAAGCTGACCCCATCAAATATTACCAAGCTCGCAGAGACTTATTCCAACTATCCTTAATGGCAGATTACGACCAACTCGTATGTCTGCCTACCCTAAGTAAAATAGACAAACATTGGTATCAAATCGAAACCGCTAGAAAAGTTCTTAGACAACTAGGAGGACGTGCCTTACTTGCCGACGAAGTGGGACTGGGAAAAACCATCGAAGCCGGACTTATTTGTGCTGAATACATCGCCAGAGGTCAAATTCAATCCTTACTGGTTTTAACCCCAGCATCCCTTGTCTCCCAATGGCAACTAGAATTAGCTGATAAATTCAACATCGATACCGTTACCACCGACTCCAAGCAACTGCAAGAAAATACTGAAGATTTCTGGACATCAAACTCTAGAATTATTGCCTCTCTTAACACTGCCAAATCATCTAAACATTTTCCCTACGTCACCAAGAGAAACTGGGATTTAGTCATCGTCGATGAAGCCCACCACCTCAAAAACCGCTCTACCCTCAACTGGAAACTCGTTAACGCCCTCAACAAACGATTTATTTTAATGCTCACCGCCACACCAGTACAAAACTCTCTGGTGGAATTATTTAATCTCTTAACCCTCCTCAAACCAGGATTATTGCAAACTGAAGCAGCTTTCAAAAAAGAATATGTTTCCTCCAAAAATGGACGAGTTCCCAAAAACCCAGAGAAGCTGCGTCAGTTGATGCGTGAAGTGATGATACGCAACACCCGCTCTCTTGTAGATGTCAAATTACCCAAACGCTTCGCTACTACCATCACTGTTACTCCTTCAACTACAGAACAAAAACTGTATCAGGACTTAACTCAATACTTACGCTCACAACAAAGCCTAGATAAATTTTCCCGCACTAATTTGTTAATGCGAGCGGGTTCTTCAAGTCGCGCCTTAGCAGAATCTCTCAAGAACCTTGCTAAAAGATTACCCAGCGATGAAATAAAAACATTGACTAAACGCGCTGCTCAAATTAAACAAGTAGAAAAAGCTAAAGCTTTAGTGGACTTGTTAAAACAATCCAAACAGAAAACCATAGTATTTACCACCCATAGAGCCACCAGTTCCTATTTAGCCTCAACTTTAGAGTCAGCAGGTATCCCATTTGCAGAATTTTTGGGAGATATGTCCTTAAATCAGAAAGATGCTGCCATTGCAGCTTTTAAAGATAACGTACCCGTGCTGCTGGCATCTGAGACAGGTGGGGAAGGACGTAACATCCAGTTTGCCAATGCAATTGTCAACTATGACTTGCCTTGGAATCCCATGAAGATTGAACAACGCATTGGCAGAATTCATCGAATTGGACAAACACAGGATGTTTTTATTTTTAATTTCTGTCTTCAAGGCAGCATTGAAGAATATATTTTAGGTATATTACACGATAAAATCAATATGTTTGAATTAGTCGTTGGTGAAATAGAGACAATATTAGGTCAGGTAGATGATGAATTTGATTTTAGCGAGGTAGTCATGGATATTTGGCTAAAAAATCAATCCCAAGCTGAACTGAATACAGCCTTTGGTCAACTAGCAGATGAGTTAGTAAAAGCCAAAGATCAATATCGAGAAACCAGTGAACTAGATGAGCAAATTTTTGGAGAAGAATTTGAAGCTTAA
- a CDS encoding SDR family oxidoreductase, whose protein sequence is MQIKDSVVIVTGASSGIGLSTAHLLQEQGTKVVLAARSVEKLTEIARELPDSLVVPTDMTDFQTIKDMVQKTESHYGRIDALINNAGRGYEATIEEIDPETFERLYRLNVLGPVIAMQQVIPIMRKLGGGAIVNISSGTSLMKIPAYGAYSSSKRALNGLSLTATAELAADNIKVSLVYPALTATNFGVNKILSNSSAGQDLKDRPATDYSDGDTPEYIAQIILKALVEGEAEYFAHERMKQLGS, encoded by the coding sequence ATGCAAATAAAAGATAGTGTCGTGATAGTGACTGGGGCTTCTTCAGGAATTGGATTATCTACAGCACACCTGCTACAAGAACAAGGTACCAAAGTGGTTCTAGCGGCTCGATCAGTAGAAAAATTGACTGAAATTGCCCGTGAATTACCGGATAGTTTGGTTGTCCCTACAGATATGACAGATTTCCAAACTATTAAAGACATGGTACAGAAGACAGAATCACATTATGGTCGAATAGACGCATTGATAAATAATGCTGGCAGAGGATATGAAGCAACTATAGAAGAGATTGATCCAGAGACATTTGAAAGGCTTTATCGGCTAAATGTACTTGGCCCTGTAATTGCCATGCAACAAGTGATTCCGATTATGCGTAAACTTGGTGGTGGTGCGATCGTTAATATTAGTTCTGGTACTTCTTTGATGAAAATCCCAGCTTATGGTGCATACTCATCATCAAAACGAGCATTAAATGGCTTAAGTTTGACAGCAACAGCAGAATTAGCCGCAGATAATATTAAGGTAAGTCTTGTGTATCCTGCACTTACAGCAACTAATTTTGGTGTCAATAAAATTTTATCTAATTCATCGGCAGGGCAAGACTTAAAGGACAGACCTGCAACGGATTACTCTGATGGTGACACACCAGAATATATTGCCCAAATCATTTTAAAAGCATTGGTAGAAGGAGAAGCCGAATATTTCGCTCATGAGAGAATGAAACAGTTAGGTAGCTAG
- a CDS encoding NADP-dependent oxidoreductase: protein MTAYCALLEIGQPQTGETVVVSAASGAVGSVAGQIAKLKGCRAVGIAGSDAKCDYVVQELGFDVCINRKTQDLKEALTTACPNGIDIYFDNTAGSILEAVLQQINLGARIPLVGLISEYNAQTPPPGPNLMPLLVKRALIKGFLVGDYQNRQVEFIDDVSQWLQEGKLQYKEDIVEGLENTPSAFIGLLQGKNFGKLIVKVSDDPTR, encoded by the coding sequence ATGACTGCTTATTGTGCGCTACTTGAGATTGGGCAACCCCAAACAGGTGAAACAGTTGTTGTTTCTGCCGCTTCTGGAGCAGTCGGTTCTGTAGCTGGTCAAATTGCTAAACTCAAGGGTTGTCGGGCAGTAGGGATAGCTGGAAGTGATGCCAAATGCGATTATGTAGTTCAAGAATTAGGGTTTGATGTTTGTATTAACCGCAAAACTCAAGACTTAAAGGAAGCACTAACGACTGCTTGTCCTAATGGTATTGATATTTACTTTGATAATACGGCAGGTTCAATTTTAGAAGCTGTGTTGCAGCAGATTAATTTAGGGGCAAGAATCCCCTTGGTTGGTTTAATTTCAGAATATAATGCACAAACCCCACCACCTGGACCTAATTTGATGCCTCTGTTGGTCAAACGAGCTTTAATTAAAGGTTTTCTAGTTGGTGATTACCAAAACCGTCAGGTAGAGTTCATTGATGATGTTTCTCAATGGTTGCAAGAAGGTAAACTCCAGTATAAAGAAGATATTGTAGAGGGGTTAGAAAATACTCCTAGTGCTTTCATCGGTTTACTGCAAGGGAAAAACTTTGGTAAGCTGATTGTTAAAGTTAGTGATGATCCGACACGATGA
- a CDS encoding SDR family NAD(P)-dependent oxidoreductase, which yields MLTRPLAVVTGASNGIGYELALQFAQNGFDLLVTATGATINQAAQDFEELGAKVETVQADLATYEGVEALYSQIKATGRPVEAIAINAGVGVGGEFARETDLKDELNLINLNVVSSVHLAKRVVKDMVERGQGRILFTSSIAAIMPGPFEAVYAASKAFIHSFAEAIRNELKDTGVSVTSLMPGPTDTNFFHRAGMDETKVGAKKNDDPAVVAKQGFEALMAGKDAVIAGSVMTQIQGNVSKILPDTLNAELHHHLTEPSSANK from the coding sequence TTGTTAACACGACCCTTAGCTGTTGTAACAGGAGCTTCCAATGGCATCGGTTATGAACTAGCTCTTCAGTTTGCCCAAAATGGTTTCGATCTTTTGGTGACAGCAACTGGAGCCACTATTAATCAAGCAGCTCAAGACTTTGAGGAACTAGGTGCTAAAGTTGAAACCGTTCAAGCAGATCTGGCAACTTATGAGGGGGTGGAAGCACTTTACAGTCAAATAAAAGCAACTGGACGCCCTGTAGAAGCGATCGCCATCAATGCTGGTGTAGGTGTTGGCGGCGAATTTGCTCGAGAAACCGATCTCAAAGACGAACTCAATCTGATTAACCTCAATGTTGTTTCATCAGTTCACCTAGCAAAACGGGTGGTGAAGGATATGGTTGAACGCGGTCAGGGTCGTATTCTGTTTACTTCATCAATTGCAGCGATCATGCCGGGCCCATTTGAAGCAGTATACGCCGCATCCAAAGCCTTCATCCACTCCTTTGCCGAAGCGATTCGCAACGAGTTGAAGGATACAGGGGTGAGTGTAACATCACTCATGCCTGGGCCAACAGATACTAATTTTTTCCACCGCGCTGGGATGGATGAGACCAAAGTAGGTGCCAAGAAAAACGATGATCCAGCTGTTGTTGCCAAGCAAGGATTTGAGGCATTGATGGCAGGCAAAGATGCAGTAATTGCTGGTTCGGTAATGACTCAAATTCAAGGCAATGTTAGTAAGATATTGCCAGATACTCTCAACGCCGAACTACATCATCATCTGACAGAACCAAGCTCGGCCAATAAGTAA
- a CDS encoding S41 family peptidase, whose amino-acid sequence MSIFKFHKKLRLTLITLVGVLAIFIHWLMASALPTIESKSAQTFEAVWQTVNHKFYDPNFNGVNWQAMRSKYAPQVKPNQSTAQLAITINQMLEELQTSHTHFYTSLEPAYYQILGIFAPKSPQLRQQLSSVLPQGKIEYSGIGIFTKDINSKTFISAILNGSPAEKAGLMVGDRIISVDDNLFEPIQSFQDKAGKTVKLVIERSPNTQQTIEILPKMLDATKMFVDAMKASVQVIEGDDKKIGYVHIWSYASDEYQAQLEEELIYGRLKNADALVLDLREGWGGATPNYLNIYTAQTPTVTSIGRNGRRYTYQYHWDKPVVMLVNEGSRSGKEILAYGFEKYKIGTVVGTKTPGAVVAGSAFLMPDGNLLYLAVADVYVDGNHRLEGFGVTPDVVVPFSVEYARGADPQKQKAIEVALAAAKAA is encoded by the coding sequence ATGTCAATATTTAAATTCCATAAAAAGTTGAGACTAACTCTGATTACTTTGGTCGGTGTTTTGGCGATCTTTATCCACTGGCTGATGGCATCAGCACTGCCAACTATAGAGTCAAAATCTGCTCAAACTTTTGAAGCAGTTTGGCAAACAGTTAATCATAAATTTTATGACCCTAATTTCAATGGTGTCAATTGGCAAGCAATGCGGTCTAAGTATGCCCCTCAAGTTAAACCCAATCAATCGACTGCACAACTAGCGATAACAATCAATCAAATGCTTGAGGAGTTACAAACTTCTCATACTCACTTTTATACTTCTTTAGAACCAGCTTACTACCAAATTTTAGGCATCTTTGCTCCAAAATCTCCTCAATTACGTCAACAATTGTCTTCAGTTCTCCCTCAAGGAAAAATTGAATACAGTGGAATTGGCATCTTTACTAAAGACATTAATAGCAAAACTTTTATTAGCGCTATTCTTAATGGCAGTCCAGCAGAAAAAGCAGGACTGATGGTAGGCGATCGCATCATCAGTGTTGATGATAACTTATTCGAGCCAATTCAATCTTTTCAAGATAAAGCTGGAAAAACAGTCAAGCTAGTAATCGAACGTTCCCCTAATACTCAGCAGACAATCGAGATTCTACCGAAAATGCTCGATGCTACAAAAATGTTTGTAGATGCAATGAAGGCTAGCGTCCAGGTGATAGAAGGAGATGACAAAAAAATCGGCTATGTTCACATTTGGTCTTATGCTAGCGATGAGTATCAAGCACAGCTTGAGGAAGAGTTAATTTACGGTCGGCTCAAAAATGCTGATGCCTTAGTACTGGATTTGCGTGAAGGCTGGGGAGGTGCAACACCTAACTATCTCAATATTTATACAGCGCAAACTCCAACTGTTACAAGCATTGGTCGTAATGGTAGACGCTATACGTACCAATACCATTGGGATAAACCAGTAGTGATGTTGGTAAATGAGGGTTCTCGTAGTGGTAAGGAAATTCTTGCTTATGGCTTTGAGAAATACAAAATTGGTACAGTTGTGGGTACTAAAACTCCTGGGGCGGTTGTTGCTGGTAGCGCCTTTTTAATGCCGGATGGTAACTTACTTTATTTAGCTGTTGCTGATGTCTACGTTGATGGAAATCATCGGCTAGAAGGTTTTGGGGTGACACCAGATGTGGTTGTGCCATTCTCTGTAGAATATGCTCGCGGAGCAGATCCCCAAAAACAAAAAGCAATTGAAGTAGCGCTAGCCGCAGCTAAAGCTGCGTAA
- a CDS encoding PQQ-dependent sugar dehydrogenase, giving the protein MKKINISTTGLLLSLITLVACTTKPQAKSTFLEGNTSSEQSGTSSTQAVAQETACTLVRNGFGTQGQVKLRVEEVATGLEVPWGIAFLPNKDMLVTERLGRVRLVRQGKLETQPVATINVSDRGEGGLLGIAVHPDFANNRFFYVYYTASRNGSPVNLVERWRLAQDGLSAKSDRIILDNIPVARFHNGGRIRFGPDRMLYIGTGDARSPNLSQNPNSLAGKILRVTPDGQVPSDNPFPGNPVYISGIRNTQGFDWLDDSTLWVTDHGPSGELGRSGHDKASVAKAGDNLGWPTIYRCESKQGLVTPSIVWQQALPPGGTVIYTGNSIPEWKGSLIIATLRSEHLQRVVFNPQFPQQVQRHEVYLQGEYGRLRDAVMGPDEELYVTTSNCDGRGNCTPQKDKILRVTQ; this is encoded by the coding sequence ATGAAAAAAATCAATATTTCTACGACCGGGCTACTCCTTAGCCTGATCACCTTGGTTGCTTGTACTACAAAACCACAAGCAAAATCAACTTTCCTTGAAGGCAATACCTCTTCTGAGCAATCTGGCACTTCATCTACACAAGCAGTCGCGCAGGAAACAGCTTGTACTTTAGTTAGAAACGGCTTTGGTACGCAGGGACAAGTTAAGTTGCGTGTTGAAGAAGTAGCCACTGGGCTAGAAGTACCTTGGGGAATCGCCTTTTTACCCAATAAAGATATGCTGGTAACAGAACGTCTAGGGCGCGTCCGACTTGTACGCCAGGGTAAGCTCGAAACGCAGCCTGTGGCAACAATTAATGTCAGCGATCGTGGTGAAGGGGGATTACTGGGTATTGCAGTACATCCCGATTTTGCGAATAACCGATTCTTTTATGTGTATTACACGGCTAGTAGAAATGGTTCACCTGTAAATTTAGTAGAAAGATGGCGGCTGGCTCAGGATGGGTTGAGTGCAAAGAGCGATCGCATTATCCTTGACAATATTCCAGTTGCTCGCTTTCACAATGGTGGTCGTATTCGTTTTGGCCCAGATCGTATGCTTTATATTGGCACTGGCGATGCGCGATCACCCAATCTGTCCCAAAACCCTAACAGCCTAGCAGGTAAAATTCTGCGGGTCACACCAGATGGACAAGTACCATCAGATAACCCATTCCCAGGCAACCCGGTATATATCAGTGGAATTCGGAATACTCAAGGGTTTGATTGGTTAGATGATTCAACACTCTGGGTGACAGATCATGGCCCCAGTGGTGAATTAGGCAGAAGTGGACATGACAAAGCTAGTGTAGCCAAAGCTGGCGATAATCTTGGTTGGCCTACTATCTACCGTTGTGAATCTAAACAAGGATTAGTAACACCATCAATTGTTTGGCAACAGGCCTTGCCTCCTGGAGGCACAGTTATTTATACCGGAAATTCAATTCCTGAATGGAAAGGCAGCTTAATCATTGCCACCCTACGTTCTGAGCATTTGCAACGGGTTGTTTTCAATCCCCAATTTCCTCAACAGGTACAGCGTCACGAGGTGTATTTACAAGGTGAGTACGGAAGGCTCAGAGACGCAGTTATGGGGCCAGATGAGGAATTATATGTAACTACAAGTAATTGTGATGGTCGGGGAAACTGTACACCACAAAAGGACAAAATTCTGCGTGTTACCCAGTAA
- a CDS encoding alpha-amylase family protein — MLDLWYKNAVIYCIDVETYMDASGDGIGDFLGLTQRLDYLAGLGVTCIWLMPFYPSPNKDNGYDVTDYYNVDPRLGTLGDFVEFTVQARERGMRILVDLVVNHTSTQHSWFQAACKNNNSKYWNYYLWSKQKPKDIKEGIVFPGFQKSTWTYHPEAEAYYAHRFYDHQADLNITNPEVRAEIQKIMGFWLALGVSGFRIDAAPFLIEMQQADNICEIVDDPIVYIEELRKFLSWRQGNAILLAEVNELPEEQSRYFGNGNRMQMLFNFWANQHLFLALVQEKAAPLIEALARLPKIPEVGQWANFIRNHDELTLDKLSDAQQQEIAGALAPDKEKMWIFGRGIRRRFAPMINGEPRRLKLAYSLLLTLPGTPVINYGEELGMGDDLSLPERHPARTPMQWSSEPNGGFSTAPSDKLVLPVIAEGEYSYKHLNVSVQRRDPESLLNWMERAIRMRKECPAFGWGKWEILETGHENVFAHRCEFNGEVAIAVHNLSSEPSHVSLTLKNDRGSYLVDLFEDQPDEKVLKTSQNIQLAAYGYRWFRVRH, encoded by the coding sequence ATGTTGGATTTGTGGTACAAAAATGCTGTGATCTACTGCATCGATGTTGAAACCTACATGGATGCAAGCGGCGATGGCATTGGTGATTTTTTAGGACTAACCCAGCGATTAGACTATCTTGCGGGCTTGGGAGTGACCTGCATTTGGTTAATGCCATTCTATCCTTCTCCTAATAAGGATAATGGCTACGACGTGACGGATTATTACAACGTCGATCCTCGCTTGGGAACACTAGGCGATTTTGTGGAATTTACCGTTCAGGCACGCGAACGTGGTATGCGAATACTGGTTGACTTAGTAGTTAACCACACATCCACGCAACATTCCTGGTTTCAAGCAGCTTGCAAAAACAACAACTCAAAGTACTGGAACTACTATCTGTGGTCGAAACAGAAACCCAAGGATATTAAGGAAGGAATTGTCTTTCCTGGCTTTCAAAAAAGTACTTGGACATATCACCCAGAAGCAGAAGCTTATTATGCTCATAGGTTTTACGATCATCAAGCAGACTTAAATATTACTAATCCTGAAGTTAGGGCAGAAATTCAAAAAATTATGGGTTTCTGGTTAGCTTTAGGCGTATCTGGGTTTCGGATTGATGCTGCACCATTCCTGATTGAAATGCAGCAAGCTGACAATATCTGTGAAATTGTAGACGATCCGATTGTCTATATTGAAGAACTCCGTAAATTTCTTTCTTGGCGACAGGGTAATGCCATTTTGTTAGCAGAAGTGAATGAACTTCCTGAAGAACAAAGTCGCTATTTTGGTAATGGTAATAGGATGCAGATGCTGTTCAATTTTTGGGCAAATCAGCATCTATTTCTGGCTCTTGTTCAGGAAAAAGCTGCACCACTGATTGAGGCATTAGCAAGATTACCCAAAATTCCCGAAGTTGGTCAGTGGGCAAATTTTATTCGTAACCATGATGAGTTAACACTAGATAAACTTTCTGACGCTCAACAACAGGAAATTGCCGGTGCGCTAGCACCAGACAAAGAAAAAATGTGGATTTTTGGTCGCGGTATCCGCCGCCGCTTTGCTCCTATGATTAACGGCGAGCCACGGCGACTAAAGCTGGCTTACAGTTTACTGCTAACTTTACCAGGTACTCCTGTAATTAATTACGGTGAGGAACTGGGTATGGGTGATGATTTATCTTTACCAGAACGTCATCCGGCTCGTACACCTATGCAGTGGTCGAGCGAACCAAATGGTGGTTTTTCAACTGCTCCCTCGGATAAGTTAGTGCTGCCAGTTATCGCTGAAGGGGAATACAGTTATAAGCACTTAAATGTTAGTGTACAACGCCGCGATCCGGAGTCGCTGCTTAACTGGATGGAGCGAGCCATCCGTATGCGGAAGGAATGCCCTGCATTTGGTTGGGGGAAATGGGAAATTCTAGAAACAGGGCATGAAAACGTGTTTGCCCACCGTTGTGAGTTCAATGGTGAAGTAGCGATCGCTGTTCACAATCTATCTTCTGAGCCAAGTCATGTATCATTAACGCTCAAAAATGATCGAGGCAGCTATTTGGTTGACTTATTTGAAGACCAGCCCGATGAAAAGGTTTTAAAGACTTCACAAAATATCCAACTTGCGGCTTATGGCTATCGTTGGTTTCGAGTCAGACACTAG
- a CDS encoding thioredoxin-like domain-containing protein, whose protein sequence is MANIRAPELPENFTWINCHRPLSIKSLRGRIVILDFWTKGCINCLHVIPDLKYLKHKYSDYLSIIGVHSAKFEQEQHPDSVKLAVWRYEITHPVIVDSDRYIWEQYVVRAWPNPVVLPPTGMNYLLQIVKQVLSMQLP, encoded by the coding sequence ATGGCTAATATCAGAGCGCCAGAACTACCTGAAAATTTTACGTGGATAAATTGCCATCGCCCTCTATCAATTAAATCTCTGCGCGGACGAATCGTTATTTTAGATTTCTGGACAAAAGGTTGTATTAACTGCTTGCACGTTATTCCTGATCTCAAATATTTAAAACACAAATACAGCGATTATCTAAGTATTATTGGTGTTCACAGTGCTAAATTTGAGCAGGAACAACATCCAGATAGCGTAAAACTGGCAGTTTGGCGCTATGAAATTACGCATCCAGTTATAGTAGATAGCGATCGCTACATTTGGGAACAATACGTAGTTCGAGCATGGCCTAACCCAGTGGTATTACCACCAACGGGGATGAATTATTTATTGCAGATAGTGAAACAAGTTCTCTCCATGCAGTTACCCTAG
- a CDS encoding GNAT family N-acetyltransferase, with product MQLHKFSNSKIFSDRTSTYLLQHQAEHNLLLGITNTLVSDPDRYLKPPFLATVDAQDSIVAVAIQTPPYKLVLSKVKELDALKLIATYLSQNHKSLPGVSGLVTESQSFAQIWQELTGQTYQLTMQLRIHQLTSVQPVATAKGCLRLATFIDRAFLLEWFKDFVDEAVASSLEDAERFIDYSIRKQTLFVWENSIPVSFACGSLSAGYAARIGPVYTPPQYRRQGYATACVAALSQHLLDRGCDSCYLFTDLANPTSNHIYQEIGYRPVCDWHDYSFI from the coding sequence ATGCAACTGCATAAATTCTCAAATAGCAAAATATTTAGCGATCGCACTTCTACTTACTTGCTCCAACATCAAGCAGAACATAATTTATTATTAGGCATCACAAATACGTTGGTATCCGATCCAGACCGTTATTTGAAACCGCCTTTTTTAGCAACTGTTGATGCACAAGATAGCATTGTTGCAGTTGCCATACAAACACCTCCTTATAAGTTAGTGCTATCAAAAGTTAAAGAATTAGATGCTTTAAAGTTGATAGCAACATATTTATCTCAAAATCACAAAAGTTTACCAGGTGTCAGTGGATTAGTAACAGAATCCCAAAGCTTTGCCCAAATCTGGCAAGAGTTAACAGGGCAAACTTATCAATTAACAATGCAACTACGGATTCATCAACTCACATCTGTACAACCTGTAGCAACAGCTAAAGGATGTCTGAGACTTGCTACCTTCATTGATCGCGCATTTCTACTTGAATGGTTCAAAGATTTTGTCGATGAAGCAGTTGCATCCTCCCTTGAGGATGCGGAAAGATTTATTGATTACTCAATCAGGAAACAAACGTTATTTGTTTGGGAAAACTCAATCCCTGTATCATTCGCTTGTGGGAGTTTATCAGCAGGATATGCGGCGAGAATTGGGCCAGTATACACGCCTCCACAGTATCGCCGTCAAGGATATGCCACTGCGTGTGTTGCTGCATTAAGTCAACATTTATTAGATCGAGGATGCGATAGTTGCTACTTGTTTACCGACTTGGCAAACCCTACATCTAATCATATTTATCAAGAAATCGGTTATCGTCCAGTTTGCGACTGGCACGATTATTCGTTTATTTAG
- a CDS encoding 3'-5' exonuclease, with translation MTNLNQYEYYLVLDLEATCCDRGTIKKPEMEIIEIGAVMVEAANLTIVDEFQTFIKPIRHPILTDFCKSLTSITQAQVDQAPLYVEAIALLKKWLSNYPNAVFGSWGDYDYRQFQQDSKFHNTAFPIAYPHINLKKLFTDTQGLPKKFGMAGALALANIPLEGIHHRGIDDAKNIAKLLPLILGREQLKNQEVHSRLPD, from the coding sequence ATGACAAACTTAAACCAATATGAATATTATCTAGTTCTAGATTTAGAAGCTACCTGCTGCGATCGAGGCACTATCAAAAAGCCAGAAATGGAAATCATTGAGATTGGAGCCGTGATGGTAGAAGCAGCCAATCTAACAATTGTTGATGAATTTCAAACTTTTATCAAACCTATTCGTCATCCCATACTTACTGATTTCTGTAAATCGTTAACCTCAATCACTCAAGCACAGGTAGATCAAGCTCCTCTATATGTTGAAGCGATCGCACTTTTAAAAAAGTGGTTGTCTAATTACCCTAATGCGGTTTTCGGTTCTTGGGGAGATTACGATTACCGACAATTTCAACAGGATAGTAAGTTCCACAATACAGCTTTTCCTATTGCTTATCCCCACATTAATTTAAAGAAGTTATTCACTGATACCCAAGGTTTACCAAAAAAATTTGGGATGGCAGGAGCATTGGCACTGGCAAATATACCCTTAGAGGGAATTCATCATCGTGGCATTGATGATGCTAAAAACATTGCTAAATTACTACCATTAATCTTGGGTAGAGAACAGTTAAAAAATCAGGAGGTGCACAGCCGTCTGCCGGATTAG